In Methanobrevibacter sp., a genomic segment contains:
- a CDS encoding pilus assembly protein — translation MELTVDKIAMFRDNYNPKNTNLDLNIDWSVEFTHTNQSVIKYDIILRSEEYLNLSLKVGGLIKLEYLEKFVQEEYSQIVFNHACGILMNMISLTRQSNYELLNEDIDSTVNLSATF, via the coding sequence ATGGAACTCACTGTAGATAAAATAGCAATGTTTAGAGACAATTACAATCCTAAAAATACAAATTTAGATTTAAATATTGACTGGTCTGTCGAATTTACACATACCAATCAAAGTGTTATAAAATATGATATTATTTTAAGGTCTGAAGAATATTTGAATTTAAGTCTTAAAGTTGGAGGATTAATCAAATTGGAATATCTTGAAAAATTTGTTCAAGAGGAATATTCTCAAATTGTTTTTAATCATGCATGTGGTATTTTAATGAATATGATTTCGTTAACTAGGCAATCAAATTATGAGCTATTAAATGAGGATATTGATTCTACAGTTAATTTAAGTGCTACTTTTTAA
- a CDS encoding Coenzyme F420 hydrogenase/dehydrogenase, beta subunit C-terminal domain, translated as MSYILARSSDSAILEAGECGGAVTSIFKYLLEENIVDGVLALRPADDIYDGIPTFITDSEDLISTAGSYHCAPTMVGDIIQKYLFDKKVAVAVKPCDIRSIEELIKRHKINPDNIYTVGLNCGGTVSPITGRKMIELFYDIDPDDVVSEEIDKGQFIVELADGSEKGVKIHDLEQQGYGRRNNCQRCDVKIPRKANIACGNWGSEDGWTFIEINDEKGQELIGGAKSFGILETKNASEKSIEARSKVEGIMIKMSKKVQNAKFDEAEDMDAWKRCIGCYACRDICPICWCYENCELNKPYFKDELNIPPSPIAFQGVRLSHMSFSCCDCGQCDDVCPMDIPVSLIFDKLQKKYCDRTGYVAGVSDDIKPPLYSPDKVEL; from the coding sequence ATGAGTTATATTTTAGCTAGGTCTAGCGATAGTGCAATTCTTGAAGCTGGTGAATGTGGAGGTGCCGTTACAAGCATTTTCAAATATTTATTGGAGGAAAATATTGTTGATGGCGTTTTAGCATTACGTCCGGCAGATGACATATATGATGGAATTCCAACATTCATCACTGATTCTGAAGATTTAATTTCAACCGCCGGCTCTTATCATTGTGCCCCTACAATGGTGGGAGATATCATACAAAAATATTTATTTGATAAAAAAGTCGCTGTTGCCGTTAAACCATGTGATATAAGATCAATTGAAGAGCTGATTAAAAGACACAAAATCAATCCGGATAATATTTATACTGTTGGTCTAAATTGTGGAGGAACTGTTTCTCCAATCACTGGACGTAAAATGATTGAATTGTTTTATGACATCGACCCCGATGATGTTGTAAGTGAAGAAATTGATAAGGGACAATTCATTGTTGAACTTGCAGATGGTTCTGAGAAGGGTGTTAAAATCCATGATTTAGAACAACAAGGATATGGAAGACGTAATAACTGTCAAAGATGTGATGTAAAAATCCCTAGAAAAGCAAATATTGCTTGTGGTAACTGGGGATCAGAAGATGGATGGACATTCATCGAGATAAATGACGAAAAAGGCCAAGAGTTAATCGGTGGTGCAAAAAGCTTTGGAATTCTTGAAACCAAAAATGCATCTGAGAAATCCATAGAAGCAAGATCCAAAGTGGAGGGCATCATGATAAAAATGTCTAAGAAAGTTCAAAATGCTAAATTTGATGAGGCAGAGGATATGGATGCATGGAAAAGATGCATTGGATGTTATGCCTGTAGGGATATTTGTCCAATATGCTGGTGCTATGAAAACTGCGAGTTAAATAAACCATACTTTAAAGATGAACTTAACATTCCGCCTAGCCCAATTGCATTCCAGGGAGTCAGACTCTCACACATGAGTTTCAGTTGTTGTGACTGCGGTCAATGTGATGATGTTTGTCCGATGGATATTCCTGTTTCATTGATTTTTGATAAATTGCAGAAAAAATATTGTGATAGAACTGGTTATGTAGCTGGAGTTTCAGATGATATAAAGCCTCCATTATATAGTCCAGATAAAGTTGAATTATGA
- the hmdC gene encoding 5,10-methenyltetrahydromethanopterin hydrogenase cofactor biosynthesis protein HmdC — protein MYDLIKSAVYDDESAIEISKMDKDVTSVVDAISDLSLDETMKLGMQFKRFPLGCDLTEVVAGTCASDLELMDLLGNCRLADMIGAPIHICAYAFSDIAEKFGMRGVEVMKRVHEIVDVPLDLDHFGENGAMRLPKNISGCGGECYNKGPAFTECPRGRIHERLIDKELSEKDDKEEWIKLSSSVAVNVTCEQTGDGHAAPLKEAEDIAQLAKKYGRGLESIMFVGDGYDEVITGFEKSIEIGADVIVVEGGPFNRCENTTESFAKTIAAARILSPGKVVATNGAYEHEVRAGLRSGLNMVITGFPKNHHGYMCGYEPGTARRGKFGLPRVIQIINEEFPNRGLPVQKHDLLSLATAVKIAGPDYVYPRKIGSYHVGDAHWATLVNSRMYQNIELKHTLDEIVALADGNTISLHGGRFISWVIANELDRYVDEIIISDVDKWVLKNTVDNLQDTLNATIIAESDDKVAANNADFSIASSTMIPVKENVLKKVPDALTIV, from the coding sequence ATGTATGATTTAATAAAAAGTGCTGTTTATGATGATGAATCTGCAATAGAGATATCAAAAATGGACAAGGATGTAACATCTGTTGTTGATGCAATTTCAGATCTTTCATTAGATGAAACAATGAAATTGGGAATGCAATTTAAAAGATTTCCTTTAGGATGTGATTTAACAGAAGTAGTGGCTGGAACATGCGCTTCTGATTTGGAACTTATGGATTTGCTGGGTAATTGCAGATTGGCAGACATGATTGGAGCGCCGATTCACATCTGCGCATACGCTTTTTCAGATATAGCAGAAAAATTTGGAATGAGAGGTGTTGAAGTGATGAAAAGGGTTCACGAAATTGTGGATGTTCCTTTAGATTTGGATCACTTCGGTGAAAATGGCGCTATGAGACTTCCTAAAAACATTAGTGGATGTGGTGGGGAATGCTATAACAAGGGTCCGGCATTCACTGAATGTCCTAGAGGCAGAATTCATGAAAGATTGATAGACAAGGAACTATCTGAAAAAGATGACAAAGAGGAATGGATTAAACTATCATCTTCTGTTGCAGTTAATGTTACCTGTGAACAAACTGGTGATGGGCATGCTGCACCATTAAAGGAAGCTGAAGACATTGCACAGTTAGCTAAAAAATATGGCAGAGGTTTAGAATCCATCATGTTTGTTGGTGATGGTTATGATGAAGTAATAACTGGCTTTGAAAAATCTATCGAGATTGGCGCTGATGTTATTGTAGTTGAGGGAGGTCCTTTCAATAGGTGTGAAAACACTACAGAGTCATTTGCAAAAACAATTGCTGCCGCAAGAATATTGTCTCCAGGTAAAGTTGTTGCAACTAATGGGGCTTATGAACATGAAGTGAGGGCAGGATTGCGTTCCGGTTTGAACATGGTAATTACAGGTTTTCCAAAAAATCATCATGGATACATGTGTGGATATGAGCCTGGAACGGCTAGAAGAGGAAAATTCGGTCTTCCAAGAGTTATTCAAATTATTAATGAAGAATTCCCAAACAGAGGCCTTCCAGTTCAAAAACATGATTTGTTATCATTGGCAACTGCCGTTAAAATTGCAGGGCCGGATTATGTATATCCTAGGAAAATTGGTTCATATCATGTTGGCGATGCCCATTGGGCAACTTTAGTTAATTCCAGAATGTATCAGAATATCGAATTAAAGCATACCCTGGACGAGATTGTTGCTTTGGCTGATGGAAATACCATATCATTGCATGGGGGAAGATTTATATCATGGGTAATTGCCAATGAGTTGGACAGATATGTTGATGAAATCATAATTTCCGATGTTGATAAATGGGTGCTAAAAAATACTGTAGATAACTTGCAGGATACCTTGAATGCTACAATTATCGCTGAAAGCGATGATAAGGTTGCAGCTAATAATGCTGACTTTTCAATAGCTTCTTCAACAATGATTCCAGTTAAGGAAAATGTCTTGAAAAAAGTGCCTGATGCTTTGACTATAGTATAG
- a CDS encoding ribosome biogenesis/translation initiation ATPase RLI, protein MTRISILDKDRCQPKKCDYLCINYCPGVRMDEDTIVIDEDTKKPLISEELCEGCGICTNRCPFDAITIINLPEAAGEPIHRFGQNQFELFGLPSLEEGTVLGLLGQNGIGKSTIMNILSGNLIPNFGDFENAPENWDNVIEYYKGSALQKYFQDLSEGNIKTILKPQMVDKLPKVVKGKVKDLLTNVNERDKLDYVTKELQLENVLDRKMENLSGGELQRVAIAATVLREGDFYYFDEPTSWLDVSQRLNAVKVIRSLAEEGKSVLVIEHDLATLDALSDNIHILYGTPGGYGVVSGRKGVRLGINAYIKGFLAEENVRIRRNPIEFTIRPPTPEDEGDSLASYSDLSKDYDGFKLSADEGEIFYDEIVTAFGSNGIGKTTFAKMLAGAEEPTTGEVDEEVEIAYKPQYIVTNFEGTVSDFLYMNAPSFGSKIFESEIMNPLTLNEMLDKPVKGLSGGELQRLAIAATLAKDAEIYLFDEPTAFLDVEQRLIAARVIRKLVESRNAASLIVDHDIVFIDYISDRAMVFDGTPGLNGHASKPTDLRNAMNEFLGNLNITFRRDKETKRPRVNKLDSYKDREQKEKGEYYYLSD, encoded by the coding sequence ATGACTCGTATTTCAATTTTAGACAAGGACAGATGTCAACCAAAAAAATGTGATTATCTTTGCATCAATTACTGTCCGGGCGTCAGAATGGATGAGGACACCATAGTGATTGATGAAGATACAAAAAAGCCGTTGATATCAGAGGAATTATGTGAAGGGTGCGGAATCTGTACTAATCGCTGCCCATTTGATGCAATTACAATTATTAACTTGCCTGAAGCCGCAGGTGAGCCAATCCATAGATTCGGACAAAACCAATTTGAACTGTTTGGACTTCCATCCTTAGAGGAAGGGACCGTTTTAGGTCTGCTGGGGCAGAACGGTATTGGTAAATCCACAATAATGAACATCTTATCCGGCAATCTGATACCTAATTTTGGAGACTTTGAGAATGCTCCCGAAAATTGGGACAATGTAATTGAATATTACAAAGGATCTGCTCTTCAAAAATACTTCCAGGACTTATCCGAAGGCAATATCAAAACTATTCTAAAGCCACAGATGGTGGACAAGCTTCCAAAAGTTGTAAAGGGCAAAGTAAAAGATTTGCTAACAAATGTAAATGAAAGGGACAAGCTCGATTACGTTACAAAAGAGCTGCAACTTGAAAATGTATTGGACAGGAAAATGGAAAACCTAAGTGGTGGTGAGCTACAACGGGTTGCAATAGCCGCTACTGTTCTAAGGGAAGGTGACTTTTACTACTTTGACGAACCTACCTCCTGGTTAGACGTTTCACAAAGATTGAATGCTGTTAAGGTAATCCGTTCTCTTGCTGAAGAAGGAAAAAGCGTGCTTGTTATTGAACACGACCTTGCCACTTTGGATGCTCTCTCCGATAATATCCACATTTTATACGGTACCCCTGGAGGATATGGTGTAGTGTCCGGTAGAAAAGGAGTTAGATTAGGTATTAATGCCTATATCAAAGGATTTTTAGCTGAAGAAAATGTGAGAATTAGAAGAAATCCTATTGAATTTACAATCAGACCACCAACACCAGAGGATGAAGGAGATTCGCTTGCAAGCTATTCCGATTTAAGCAAGGATTACGACGGATTCAAGCTGAGCGCAGATGAAGGCGAAATATTTTATGATGAAATCGTGACCGCATTCGGCTCAAACGGTATCGGTAAGACCACATTTGCAAAAATGCTTGCAGGAGCAGAAGAGCCAACAACCGGCGAAGTCGACGAGGAAGTTGAAATAGCCTACAAGCCACAGTACATCGTGACAAATTTTGAAGGAACAGTGAGCGACTTTTTATATATGAATGCTCCAAGCTTCGGAAGCAAGATATTCGAAAGCGAAATAATGAATCCGCTAACATTGAACGAAATGCTGGACAAACCTGTCAAAGGTTTGAGTGGAGGGGAACTTCAAAGATTGGCCATTGCAGCAACACTTGCAAAAGACGCTGAAATTTATCTTTTTGATGAGCCTACTGCATTTTTAGATGTTGAGCAGAGACTGATTGCCGCAAGAGTCATTCGAAAACTAGTTGAAAGCAGGAATGCCGCTTCACTCATCGTTGATCACGACATTGTCTTCATCGATTACATTTCCGACAGGGCAATGGTGTTTGACGGCACCCCTGGTTTGAACGGCCATGCATCAAAACCTACCGATTTGAGAAATGCAATGAATGAATTTTTAGGAAATCTAAATATTACATTCAGAAGAGATAAGGAAACAAAAAGGCCAAGGGTCAACAAACTCGACAGTTACAAGGACCGTGAACAAAAGGAAAAAGGAGAATATTATTACTTATCCGACTAA
- a CDS encoding hydrogenase iron-sulfur subunit codes for MSDDIKIVGLLCNWCCYGGADTAGTARMQYPPNVRIIRVMCSGRINPSMIFKAFEDGADGVFVGGCHIGDCHYDAGNYKWSRRAKIVQDIIEEFGIEKERFRFEWISASEGEKFQRTMDEFHNTLSKLGPLELE; via the coding sequence ATGTCTGATGATATAAAGATTGTAGGATTATTATGTAACTGGTGTTGTTATGGGGGCGCTGATACTGCAGGAACTGCACGTATGCAATACCCTCCCAATGTTAGAATCATTCGTGTGATGTGTTCTGGAAGAATTAATCCTTCCATGATTTTTAAAGCATTTGAAGATGGGGCTGATGGAGTATTTGTAGGAGGTTGCCATATTGGTGATTGTCATTATGATGCTGGAAACTACAAATGGTCTAGAAGGGCTAAAATTGTTCAGGACATCATTGAAGAATTTGGAATTGAAAAAGAAAGGTTCCGTTTTGAATGGATTTCCGCATCCGAAGGTGAAAAATTTCAAAGAACAATGGATGAGTTTCATAATACTCTCTCAAAATTAGGTCCATTAGAATTAGAATAG
- a CDS encoding molybdopterin-dependent oxidoreductase, with product MIEIKHTLCPSCSVGCGINVILDGEKIVGTFPYKRHPINEGKNCSNGRSSIENIEDEFAFDSKVLDDVIGKLKSSDNEKTTVVFSGNNSNEDLQAIKALCESNGFNILAYDNNLKNFESVVSYDDVESASNVFVIGNILYENPLIGRRIVHAKENGAKIYVNDDLENSPTANIADEFTSLPVNEFLENNDFAEDDVILFNKVDSFEDLDLLESVNSKLLPVYSKPNSKGALELVDAISKEDALDLLNKTEVLLIFNDDTVNEFDFDFKSISQVIAVSPYKNDTTEIADFVIPTKSWLECDGSFTNAEGLTQQFNSVSESENMGVVEIVEKISGELE from the coding sequence ATGATTGAGATTAAACACACGTTATGCCCATCATGTAGTGTTGGTTGTGGTATTAATGTGATTTTAGATGGTGAAAAAATTGTTGGAACATTTCCATATAAGAGACACCCTATAAACGAGGGGAAAAATTGTTCAAATGGAAGATCTTCAATCGAAAATATTGAAGATGAATTTGCATTTGATTCAAAAGTGTTAGATGATGTTATTGGAAAATTAAAATCTAGTGACAATGAAAAAACCACTGTTGTTTTTTCTGGAAACAATTCTAATGAAGATTTGCAGGCTATTAAAGCTTTATGTGAATCTAATGGTTTTAATATTCTAGCATATGACAATAATTTGAAAAATTTCGAATCAGTGGTTTCATATGATGATGTTGAAAGTGCTTCAAATGTTTTTGTAATTGGAAATATTTTATATGAGAATCCATTAATCGGAAGGCGTATTGTCCATGCCAAAGAAAATGGTGCAAAAATATATGTTAATGATGATTTGGAGAATTCACCTACAGCAAATATAGCTGATGAGTTTACTTCTCTTCCGGTTAATGAATTTTTGGAAAACAATGATTTTGCTGAGGATGATGTGATATTGTTTAATAAAGTCGATTCATTTGAAGATTTGGATTTACTTGAAAGTGTGAATTCTAAATTATTACCTGTTTATAGCAAACCTAACTCAAAAGGAGCTTTAGAATTAGTAGATGCAATATCTAAAGAGGATGCATTAGATTTATTAAATAAAACTGAAGTTTTACTAATTTTCAATGATGATACAGTAAATGAATTTGATTTTGATTTTAAATCAATATCTCAAGTTATTGCAGTTTCCCCATATAAAAATGACACAACTGAAATTGCCGATTTTGTCATTCCAACTAAATCTTGGTTAGAGTGTGATGGTTCATTTACTAATGCTGAAGGATTAACCCAACAATTCAATTCAGTTTCTGAATCTGAGAATATGGGTGTTGTCGAGATTGTTGAAAAAATAAGTGGAGAATTGGAGTGA